A genome region from Arachis duranensis cultivar V14167 chromosome 6, aradu.V14167.gnm2.J7QH, whole genome shotgun sequence includes the following:
- the LOC107492760 gene encoding uncharacterized protein LOC107492760: MELALSLGEAPKSFTLLDNTPKLPNNKDPVGFCIVLGAAASSAGKSSEEDRRGSSDPPVQLDLLPSTPVLRSQHPSSHLRIPWLNDALGLERVTSEAPAAR, encoded by the exons ATGGAGCTTGCTTTGAGCTTAGGGGAAGCACCTAAGTCCTTCACTTTGCTTGACAACACTCCCAAACTACCTAATAACAAGGATCCAGTGGGTTTCTGCATAGTACTTGGTGCTGCTGCTTCCTCCGCCGGAAAATCCTCTGAGGAAGACAGAAGAGGATCCTCAGATCCGCCAGTTCAGCTCGACCTTCTCCCTTCAACGCCGGTTCTTCGCTCCCAACACCCATCTTCACACCTTCGAATTCCATGGCTCAACGATGCAC TTGGTTTGGAGAGGGTGACATCGGAGGCACCGGCGGCGAGG
- the LOC107492882 gene encoding homeobox-leucine zipper protein HOX11 yields MMRSRRDVEGGEGNDRGTSDDDENGSTRKKLRLSKEQSAFLEESFKEHTTLNPKQKLALAKQLNLRPRQVEVWFQNRRARTKLKQTEVDCEYLKRCCDTLTEENRRLQKELQELRALKTSQPFYMQLPATTLTMCPSCERVATNTAANNNDASQIASALSLSNKPRILPFPNTQAHPPPAQKAHQ; encoded by the exons ATGATGAGGAGCAGGAGAGACGTAGAAGGTGGTGAGGGCAACGACAGAGGCACCAGCGATGACGACGAGAACGGATCCACCAGGAAGAAGCTCAGGCTCTCTAAGGAACAATCTGCGTTTCTTGAAGAGAGCTTCAAAGAACACACCACCCTTAATcct AAGCAGAAACTGGCTCTTGCGAAACAGTTAAACCTTCGTCCCCGTCAAGTTGAAGTTTGGTTTCAGAACAGAAGAGCAAG gaCCAAGTTGAAGCAAACGGAGGTGGATTGCGAGTACTTGAAGAGGTGCTGTGACACCTTAACGGAAGAGAATCGGAGGTTGCAGAAGGAGCTTCAAGAGCTGAGGGCATTAAAGACTTCTCAACCCTTCTACATGCAGCTTCCGGCCACCACTCTCACAATGTGCCCTTCTTGTGAAAGGGTCGCCACCAACACCGCCGCTAATAACAATGACGCTTCTCAGATTGCTTCCGCTTTGTCTCTTAGTAACAAGCCCAGAATCTTGCCATTTCCTAATACTCAGGCCCATCCTCCTCCGGCCCAAAAGGCCCAtcaatga
- the LOC107492881 gene encoding protein trichome birefringence: MAEATKYSPIGAASNNNLNLGTDLKTLFPVLKTRRAVTFAYAFTIFFVAVTIFLAFSPSQNASSPWFTNIFSSSTLPTAPSSYKSQLSSVFSYFFNTTSSSDDDNNNNPFYPPDPFTNTTSSFTSTSRSANATSQTHDNTTRAEPLQPATTALHNTTLVTSTTTNNSSQSHADTFKVKPPPLKQESDAANHTSKTGGAKVETTANLTSNAVSAPAPAASHVPVGTPHQNLSSGSAPVKANYSVKGVVSGNYTASLAKKQSYDELMESLAKCDFFHGEWVKDDSYPLYKPGSCPLIDEQFNCIGNGRPDKDYQKYKWKPKDCTLPRMDAHRMLDLLRGKRLVFVGDSLNRNMWESMICILRNAVKDKKKVYEVNGRVHFRGEASYSFIFKDYNFTVELFVSPFLVQEWEVPDKNGTKKETLRLDLVGRSSDQYKDADIIVFNTGHWWTHDKTSKGKDYYQEGSHVYNELNVLEAFRRAITTWSRWVDAKVNPSKSMVFFRGYSASHFSGGQWNSGGACDSETMPIDNEKYLTEYPPKMRVLEKVLQNMKTHVSYLNITRMTDFRKDGHPSIYRKQNLSPEERKSPLRYQDCSHWCLPGVPDAWNEILYAELLVRQYKKKQPQKKA, encoded by the exons ATGGCTGAAGCCACCAAGTACTCGCCCATCGGTGCTGCCTCCAACAACAACCTCAACCTCGGCACCGACCTCAAGACTCTCTTCCCCGTTCTCAAGACCAGAAGAGCCGTCACTTTCGCCTACGCTTTCACCATCTTCTTTGTTGCCGTCACCATCTTCCTTGCTTTCTCTCCTTCTCAAAACGCTTCTTCTCCTTGGTTCACCAACATCTTCTCCTCTTCCACCCTTCCCACCGCTCCTTCCTCCTACAAATCACAGTTATCTTCCGTTTTCTCTTACTTCTTCaacaccacttcttcttctgatGATGATAACAATAACAATCCTTTTTACCCTCCTGATCCATTCACCAACACTACTTCTTCTTTTACTTCTACTTCTAGATCTGCCAATGCCACTTCTCAAACTCATGATAACACAACAAGAGCAGAGCCACTTCAACCTGCAACAACCGCTTTACACAACACCACTCTTGTAacttccaccaccaccaacaattCTTCTCAATCTCATGCTGACACCTTCAAGGTAAAGCCACCACCCCTTAAGCAAGAATCAGATGCTGCAAATCACACAAGCAAAACCGGTGGAGCCAAGGTTGAAACCACGGCGAATCTAACTTCAAATGCTGTTTCAGCACCTGCACCTGCTGCAAGTCATGTTCCGGTGGGGACACCTCATCAGAATCTGAGTTCTGGTTCTGCTCCTGTGAAGGCTAATTATTCCGTGAAGGGTGTTGTGTCAGGGAATTACACGGCTTCCCTGGCGAAGAAGCAGAGTTATGATGAATTGATGGAGTCACTTGCCAAGTGTGATTTTTTCCATGGAGAATGGGTTAAGGATGACAGTTACCCTCTATATAAACCGGGTTCTTGCCCTCTGATCGATGAACAGTTCAATTGTATTGGGAATGGAAGGCCTGACAAAGATTATCAGAAGTATAAGTGGAAGCCCAAGGATTGCACCCTCCCAAG GATGGATGCACATCGGATGCTGGATTTGTTGAGAGGGAAAAGATTGGTTTTTGTTGGTGATTCACTCAATAGGAATATGTGGGAGTCTATGATTTGCATACTGAGAAATGCTGTCAAGGATAAGAAGAAGGTTTATGAAGTAAATGGAAGAGTCCATTTCAGAGGGGAAGCCTCTTATTCATTCATATTCAAA GATTATAACTTCACAGTGGAGCTTTTTGTATCACCATTCTTGGTTCAAGAGTGGGAAGTGCCAGACAAGAACGGAACGAAGAAGGAAACGCTTCGTCTCGATTTAGTTGGCAGATCTTCAGATCAATATAAAGATGCAGATATCATTGTCTTCAACACTGGTCATTGGTGGACTCATGATAAAACTTCCAAAGG GAAGGACTATTACCAAGAAGGTAGCCATGTCTATAATGAACTAAACGTCCTCGAGGCATTCCGAAGAGCGATAACTACTTGGAGCAGGTGGGTTGATGCCAAAGTAAACCCATCCAAGTCTATGGTCTTCTTCAGAGGCTACTCTGCTTCCCATTTCAG TGGTGGACAATGGAATTCGGGTGGAGCATGTGATAGTGAAACCATGCCTATAGACAATGAGAAGTACCTAACAGAATACCCTCCTAAAATGAGAGTTTTGGAGAAGGTGCTGCAGAATATGAAAACTCATGTCTCTTACCTTAACATCACTCGAATGACGGATTTCCGGAAGGATGGTCATCCCTCAATATACAGGAAGCAAAACTTGTCACCGGAGGAAAGGAAATCGCCATTGAGATACCAAGACTGCAGTCACTGGTGCCTTCCGGGGGTTCCGGATGCATGGAACGAGATCCTCTATGCTGAACTTCTGGTGAGGCAGTACAAAAAAAAGCAGCCGCAGAAGAAAGCATAG